A stretch of DNA from bacterium:
TATAGATGCTGATTTCTTTGACCCTTCTTTGATTCCAGAAGTTGGAACACCTGAACCAGGGGGATTTTTCTGGGATGAAACAATTGAATTTTTTGAAAATTTTATTTTAAGGAAAGATATTGAATTGATTGGATTTGACTTTGTTGAACTATCTCCAAAGAGATTGGATTCCCCTTCGTCTTTTATTTCTGCAAAAATAATTTATAAACTAATTGGGCTTTTATCTTTAAATGAAGATAAAAATCATAGGAAATAGACACTTTGAAATTCTTTTTCAGAAGAAAATAAATAAAATACTTCTAATTGGGAATGTGGATACCGGAAAGACCACGATTTTGAAAGAAATTGCAAGAAAATTTATTTTTTATTCAATTCCTGTTACCATAATTGATTGTGATATAGGGCAATCATTTATAGGACCTCCAACAACTATATCTCTTATCAAATTAAAGAAAAATGTTTATAATTTTTTCCCATTTCCTGATAGATTTTATTTTACAGGTGCTATATCTCCATCTTCAAATATAATTGGTTTTCTCACGGGAATTGAAAAAATAGAAGAAGTATGTAAAAGAGAAAAAAATGAGAAAATCCTTATTGATACAACTGGCTATATTAAAGATAAAATAGCAAGAGAAATAAAAATTCACAAAATAGAAGTTTTTTCTCCTGACCTTGTTTTATTACTTGAAAAAAAAGATGAACTATTCTTTGTGAGAAATTTTTTAAGATATTCAAAAATAAAATTTTTAACAATTAAAATTCCAGAAAATTTTCCTGTTAAAACAATAACTGAAAGAGAAGAAAACAGGAGCGAAAAATTTAGGAGATACTTTCGCATAACAGATAAAATAAAAATAAATATAAATAATATTTCAATAAAAAAGATAAATTTAGATGAAGGAATATCTTTAAATAATCCAGATGGTTTGCTATTATCTTTAAGAGATAGAAACTTAAATGATAGAGTTCTTGGAGTAATTTCAAAAAAAGAAAGGGATTTTTTAGAAGTTTTTTATCCAAAGGGGAAAATTGATTTTGAAGTGAAAGGAATTGCTATTAGTAATATAAAAATAGATTTTTGATTTTGAGTGATAAAATGCCGAAGAGGGGATTTGAACCCCTACCCGCTATAATGCGGACCAGGTCCTGAACCTGGCGCGTCTGCCGTTCCGCCACTTCGGCTTTACTCTTCTTTTACATTTCTACTGACGACCTATATTCTTACAAAATTTCTCTGCTTATCACAGTTGTGCTACAATTTCTTCTTTTTTACTTCTTTCTCTATAATTGCTGTTTACTTCTTTTTTACCCAAATTTCCCTGCTCTCATCCGCACCAGCTCGGCGTAAGCAAGTCATAGTAAAGTATTAGGGGAAAAACAACGCCGAGGTTCCGCCACTTCGGCTTTACTTTTCTTTTACATTTCTACTGACGACCTATATTCTTACAAAATTTCTCTGCTTATCACAGTTGTGCTACAATTTCTTCTTTTTTACTTCTTTCTCTATAATTGCTGTTTACTTCTTTTTTACCCAAATTTCCCTGCTCTCATCCGCACCAGCTCGGCGTAAGCAAGTCATAGTAAAGTATTAGGGGAAAAACAACGCCGAGGTTCCGCCACTTCGGCTTTTACTCTTTGAATAGTATTACAGGGAAGAGTTGATAAAAAAAGAAAAAAATAAATTTTCAAGAGCGAGTTTTATATTTACATTATATCTTATTCTGTTTTTTGTCTCTATTGTTTTCTCAATATTTTCTATATCAATTTTTTCAACCACTTTCTTATCAAAAATATTTTTATTTACCAATAAATTAGATGATAACCCATTTTTTTTAAAATAAATATCTCTTAAAATAATAGAGATATTTTCCAAAAAACCTTCAATTTCTTCTCTTTCTTTTTCTTTCACAAAAGTATCAATTAACTTGAAAAAATCAAAATATTTTTTTTCTTCCAATGTAGATATAATTTCATTAAATTTATTTCCGCTTTTTTCCATTTCTTCATTAAATTCAGGAAGACAATAATTTAATTTTAATTTATGGCATCTGGATATTATTGTTGGGAGAAAAAAATTTATGTTATCGCTCAATATAATAATATTTGAATAAGAAGGTGGTTCTTCAAGAATTTTTAAAAAAGAGTTTGCTGCTTCTTCTTTTATAAAATTTATCTGGAAAATATATGACTTTGATTTTCCTAAATATGGGCTTATGAAAATATCTTCTTTTATCCATCTAACTGTATCTATTGAAAGCAAACTTTTTTCAGGAATTATCCATTTTACATCAGGGTGTGTTCTGTTTTTTATTTTTAAACAACTATCACATTTTCCACAACAAAAATTTTCACAATTCAAAGAAGATGCTAAAAAAGTAGCAACTTCAATTCTTTCCTGTTTTGTTCCTCCATAAATAATATAAGAGTTACCTAATTTATCAAATTTTTTAGAGTTTATTATAAATTTTTTAATATCTTCTATATTCATCTTTAAATTTTTCCCATGTTTCTATAATTTCCATATGTGTTTTTTGGACTGTTTTTCTTTTTATAACATTGACATTATTTAAACTTTTTGAAATTTTTAAATATCCTTCTCTTACCTTTCTTTGAAATTGGATTGATTCATTCTCAATTCTATCTTTCTTTTTTTTATTTAAAACAGATATAACAGATTCTGGTTTAACATCAATAACAAAGGTTATATCAGGAAAATATTTATCAATAAAGTATTTATGGATTGTCATTATAAGTTTTTCCGATATACCTCTTCCATATCCCTGATATGCAATTGTTGAGTAAATATATCTATCAAGAATTACAGTTGAACCACTATCTTTTTCCTTTTTAATTTTTTCCTGGAGAAGTTGGGACCTAGATGCAAGGTATAAGAAAAGTTCAGTCCATTTATCAATATTACTTTTATTATTTAGTAGTAACTTCCTTATTTTCTCTCCAATTACAGTTCCACCTGGCTCATAAAGCAAAATTGTTTTTTCTCCATTTTCCTTTAAATATTTTTCAAATAGTTTTGCCTGTGTGCTTTTCCCACAACCATCAATACCTTCAAAACTTATAATAAGTCCTTTTTTCATTATATAAATTTAAAATATACCTTTCCGAGAATCTCGTTTCCACTTTTAATTATTAATTCAAACTTTGTTTTTTCCTTATCAATTGCCTTATCCTTTCTTATATTCTTATAACTTATCCAGAAGTTAATATCATTTGTAGTATTTTTGCTTTCTGGAACAAATCCAACAAAATTTGCTTTAATATGTTTTCTCTCCGGCTTTATTTCAACTTTTGTTATCCTAAATTTTGTTTCTTTTGGTATTTCAATTTCATCCTCTGAAGTTGCTTCCAATATTGCTCCGTCCATTTCAATATAAACAAGTAAAGATGTTTCTTCTGGTTTTATATCAATATTTTTTCCATCCTCAGTAATTTTTTCTTCAACTTTTACAACAGGCAAATTGATGCTTTTTTTTGATACAGAAGAGCATTGGATATTTTGATAAAAAAATAATAAAAAGTAATAGTATGAAATACCGGTAAATATTAAAGAAAGAACAAAAGAAATCCATCCTTTTTTCCTATTAGTTATAAAAACAATTTCTGACAAAATAAGCAAAATTATTGATAAAGATATTAAAATAACAGCGATTATTTTTCCAAAAATTGGACTCATTTTTTCTCCTTGGTTTAATTAGTTATAATTTTTAAAAACCTTCATTTATATTCCATTTCTTATTTTAACTCTTTTCATTCTCCGTAAATAACCACCTTATTTTTTCCTATATTTTTTGCTTTAAATAAAGCATTATCTGCTTTACCTAAAATTTCTTCTTCATTTTCTCCGTGTTCGGGGAATGTTGCAATTCCTATACTTAAAGTTAAATAAATTTCTTCTTTTATTATATTTTCTAAAAAATTGTATTCAGAAACATTATTTTTTACTCTTGTTGCAACAACTTTTGCATCACTACTTGATGTAAATGGCAAGATATAAGCAAATTCATCTCCACCAAATCTACATACAACATCTGACTCTCTTAAACTTAATTTCACAACTTTGGCAACTTCCCTTAAAATAATATCCCCATTTGAGTGTCCATATGTATCAACATAGTGTTTAAAATTATCAAGGTCGGAAATCATTATTGAAACAGGAAATCCCTGTCTTTTTGCAAGAATAAATTCATCTTTTAATCTTTCAACGAAATATCTTCTATTAAATAAATTTGTTAAAGGGTCGGTTATTGCTAATTGATTTATTTCTTCATGCAAGATTGCATTTTCAAGTTGAGTATTCAACTGTTCTGTAAAAATGTCAATTATAATTTTTAATGATTCAAATTCTTCTTCCTCTTTTTTATTCATTATTTGATATGTCCCTAATACAATAATTCCTTTTTCAAAAATAGGAATTATCATGACTGAATTACAATTATTTAATTGATACTCTTCAATATATTCCTTTATTTTTTCATTATCTATAGATAGGGGATAAAATGTTATCATTCTGTAATTTTCAAAATTATTTTTTCTATTTCCAGCGAAATTATTTATTACAAGAATATCTGAATAACTATATTTTTTTACTCTTTCGTCAATAATAATAAAAATTCCTTTATTTGCATTAAAATAATTCATGATTGTTTCAAGAGAAGATTTTAGGATTTCATTTACTTTAAGACTTGAACTTACTTTAAGAAAAGCGGTATGCAATTTTTCAAGTTTTGTTTTTTGTATAAGCAATTGGAGATAATAATGTTCAACCAATTTATATGTTAAAAAAAGAAAAATATAAAGGAAAATCAAAAAAGGTATTAAATCAATAAAAATTTCCCTTATTGGCACATCTCTCTTTATGAAAGCATTTGTAAAAAGGATAATTTCACTGATTACAACAGTAAGGAGAACCCATGTAAATATTAATAACTTTTTCCCATAAATATTTTTTTGCATATATTTATTATTTTACTTTTTTTCAAAAAAAAGTAAAAATATGTTTTTTATTACCCGAAAAATTGACAGAAACTGAAAGAAAGAATAAAATTTCAATATGAAAATTAAAGTTTTATTTATATTCTTTCTAATGAGCAGTATTGTATTTTCTAAGGTTAATTACAGGATAATTATAGATAGAAATATATTTTCTCCAAAAAGTATAGAAGCAGAAAAAAAAGTTGAATACCCTGAAGTTGTAAGAAAATTTACTCCTCCTGAAATTGATAAAATTTTTAAAGTTGCAGGCACTATTATATTTGAAGAAGATAGAGGGAAAAATATAGTTATTCTGGAAGATACAAAAACAAAAAGTATGAGTTTTCGTAAAATTGGTGATATTATAAATGGTTTTAAGATATTAGAGATTGACGAAAATGAGGTTATATTTGAATCTGATGGAGAGAAATATTTATTGAACGAAATTGGGTGTGAGTGCTTAACTATTCCAAAAGAAGCAATTGTTTTTGAAGTAAAAATGGGCGCTCTTTTAGAAGTTATAGAAAAGCAGTCCAATTTAATTGAAAAAATAGAAGTAAAAAAAATAAAAAAAGATGGTAATTTTATTGGTTTTGAAATAGGCGGGATTGAAAAAGATTCATTTTTAGAAGAATTTGGCATTCAAAATAAAGATATAATTACAGGAATAAATGGACATTTATTTGAAAATGAGGATTTTTATTTTGACTTTTATGAGGCAATACTTAGACAGGAAATTAAAAGAGTTGAAATAAAATTTTTAAGGGATGGAAAGCATCATATTTATATTTATCATTTTATTCCTTGATTTAAATTTTATGAAAAGTAAGTTATTGATTTTCAATGACTTGTTAACTTCGTAAGTTAACAAAAATATTTTATGACT
This window harbors:
- a CDS encoding polynucleotide 5'-hydroxyl-kinase, with the translated sequence MKIKIIGNRHFEILFQKKINKILLIGNVDTGKTTILKEIARKFIFYSIPVTIIDCDIGQSFIGPPTTISLIKLKKNVYNFFPFPDRFYFTGAISPSSNIIGFLTGIEKIEEVCKREKNEKILIDTTGYIKDKIAREIKIHKIEVFSPDLVLLLEKKDELFFVRNFLRYSKIKFLTIKIPENFPVKTITEREENRSEKFRRYFRITDKIKININNISIKKINLDEGISLNNPDGLLLSLRDRNLNDRVLGVISKKERDFLEVFYPKGKIDFEVKGIAISNIKIDF
- the tmk gene encoding dTMP kinase — encoded protein: MKKGLIISFEGIDGCGKSTQAKLFEKYLKENGEKTILLYEPGGTVIGEKIRKLLLNNKSNIDKWTELFLYLASRSQLLQEKIKKEKDSGSTVILDRYIYSTIAYQGYGRGISEKLIMTIHKYFIDKYFPDITFVIDVKPESVISVLNKKKKDRIENESIQFQRKVREGYLKISKSLNNVNVIKRKTVQKTHMEIIETWEKFKDEYRRY
- a CDS encoding GGDEF domain-containing protein — its product is MQKNIYGKKLLIFTWVLLTVVISEIILFTNAFIKRDVPIREIFIDLIPFLIFLYIFLFLTYKLVEHYYLQLLIQKTKLEKLHTAFLKVSSSLKVNEILKSSLETIMNYFNANKGIFIIIDERVKKYSYSDILVINNFAGNRKNNFENYRMITFYPLSIDNEKIKEYIEEYQLNNCNSVMIIPIFEKGIIVLGTYQIMNKKEEEEFESLKIIIDIFTEQLNTQLENAILHEEINQLAITDPLTNLFNRRYFVERLKDEFILAKRQGFPVSIMISDLDNFKHYVDTYGHSNGDIILREVAKVVKLSLRESDVVCRFGGDEFAYILPFTSSSDAKVVATRVKNNVSEYNFLENIIKEEIYLTLSIGIATFPEHGENEEEILGKADNALFKAKNIGKNKVVIYGE